Proteins from a genomic interval of Heterodontus francisci isolate sHetFra1 chromosome 31, sHetFra1.hap1, whole genome shotgun sequence:
- the pef1 gene encoding peflin isoform X3 codes for MASFPYGSNYNGSSGPAPGAPPGSHFSRQHQTGGQYGPHSGQYGGPPPGSPYGGPQPSAPYGTSAAGGQYGNQAPGAPYGAPPPGGHFGAPAQGGGGPAGVDPEAYSWFQSVDADRSGYISLKELKQALVNSNWSTFNDDTCYMLLNMFDKSKIGKIDLYGFSALWRFLQQWRTMFQQFDRDRSGAMNPQELHQALSQMGYNLSPQFVQFLTTRYTQKAARSTIQLDSFIQICTQLQSTTDAFKEKDTNRSGNIRISYEDFLTLAVSRML; via the exons TCAAGGCAACACCAAACTGGTGGTCAATACGGTCCCCATTCTGGCCAGTATGGGGGCCCACCTCCAGGTAGTCCTTACGGAGGCCCACAACCGAGCGCACCTTATGGGACGTCAGCAGCAGGTGGGCAATATGGAAACCAAGCACCAGGTGCACCATATGGAGCTCCACCACCAGGAGGGCATTTTGGAGCCCCTGCACAAGGAG GTGGTGGTCCAGCAGGGGTAGATCCTGAAGCCTATTCCTGGTTCCAGTCAGTGGATGCAGATCGTAGTGGCTATATCTCACTGAAGGAACTCAAGCAGGCACTTGTCAACAGCAACTGGTCAACGTTTAATGATGACACCTGCTACATGCTGCTCA ATatgtttgataaaagcaaaattggTAAGATCGATCTGTACGGATTTTCAGCACTGTGGAGATTTCTTCAGCAGTGGCGCACCATGTTCCAGCAGTTTGACCGGGATCGATCAGGTGCCATGAACCCCCAGGAGCTACACCAAG CTCTCTCGCAGATGGGTTACAACTTAAGCCCACAGTTTGTCCAGTTCCTCACAACTCGGTACACACAAAAGGCAGCTCGGTCTACCATTCAGCTGGACAGTTTCATCCAGATCTGTACACAGTTGCAGAGCACGACTGATGCCTTCAAAGAGAAAGACACCAACCGTTCTGGAAATATCCGTATCAGTTatgaagacttcctcactcttgctgTATCACGCATGCTATGA
- the pef1 gene encoding peflin isoform X1 — MASFPYGSNYNGSSGPAPGAPPGSHFSRQHQTGGQYGPHSGQYGGPPPGSPYGGPQPSAPYGTSAAGGQYGNQAPGAPYGAPPPGGHFGAPAQGGQYGPSAPGAPYGSASSAGHYGGPAPGGPYGGQPFGIPQQGPYGSGAPSAGGGPAGVDPEAYSWFQSVDADRSGYISLKELKQALVNSNWSTFNDDTCYMLLNMFDKSKIGKIDLYGFSALWRFLQQWRTMFQQFDRDRSGAMNPQELHQALSQMGYNLSPQFVQFLTTRYTQKAARSTIQLDSFIQICTQLQSTTDAFKEKDTNRSGNIRISYEDFLTLAVSRML, encoded by the exons TCAAGGCAACACCAAACTGGTGGTCAATACGGTCCCCATTCTGGCCAGTATGGGGGCCCACCTCCAGGTAGTCCTTACGGAGGCCCACAACCGAGCGCACCTTATGGGACGTCAGCAGCAGGTGGGCAATATGGAAACCAAGCACCAGGTGCACCATATGGAGCTCCACCACCAGGAGGGCATTTTGGAGCCCCTGCACAAGGAGGTCAGTATGGACCTTCAGCTCCAGGGGCCCCATatggaagtgcatcttcagcagGACATTATGGAGGGCCAGCACCAGGTGGTCCATATGGAGGACAGCCATTTGGAATTCCACAGCAAGGGCCATATGGATCAGGTGCTCCTTCAGCTG GTGGTGGTCCAGCAGGGGTAGATCCTGAAGCCTATTCCTGGTTCCAGTCAGTGGATGCAGATCGTAGTGGCTATATCTCACTGAAGGAACTCAAGCAGGCACTTGTCAACAGCAACTGGTCAACGTTTAATGATGACACCTGCTACATGCTGCTCA ATatgtttgataaaagcaaaattggTAAGATCGATCTGTACGGATTTTCAGCACTGTGGAGATTTCTTCAGCAGTGGCGCACCATGTTCCAGCAGTTTGACCGGGATCGATCAGGTGCCATGAACCCCCAGGAGCTACACCAAG CTCTCTCGCAGATGGGTTACAACTTAAGCCCACAGTTTGTCCAGTTCCTCACAACTCGGTACACACAAAAGGCAGCTCGGTCTACCATTCAGCTGGACAGTTTCATCCAGATCTGTACACAGTTGCAGAGCACGACTGATGCCTTCAAAGAGAAAGACACCAACCGTTCTGGAAATATCCGTATCAGTTatgaagacttcctcactcttgctgTATCACGCATGCTATGA
- the pef1 gene encoding peflin isoform X2 has translation MASFPYGSNYNGSSGPAPGAPPGSHFSRQHQTGGQYGPHSGQYGGPPPGSPYGGPQPSAPYGTSAAGGQYGNQAPGAPYGAPPPGGHFGAPAQGGQYGPSAPGAPYGSASSAGHYGGPAPGGPYGGQPFGIPQQGPYGSGGGPAGVDPEAYSWFQSVDADRSGYISLKELKQALVNSNWSTFNDDTCYMLLNMFDKSKIGKIDLYGFSALWRFLQQWRTMFQQFDRDRSGAMNPQELHQALSQMGYNLSPQFVQFLTTRYTQKAARSTIQLDSFIQICTQLQSTTDAFKEKDTNRSGNIRISYEDFLTLAVSRML, from the exons TCAAGGCAACACCAAACTGGTGGTCAATACGGTCCCCATTCTGGCCAGTATGGGGGCCCACCTCCAGGTAGTCCTTACGGAGGCCCACAACCGAGCGCACCTTATGGGACGTCAGCAGCAGGTGGGCAATATGGAAACCAAGCACCAGGTGCACCATATGGAGCTCCACCACCAGGAGGGCATTTTGGAGCCCCTGCACAAGGAGGTCAGTATGGACCTTCAGCTCCAGGGGCCCCATatggaagtgcatcttcagcagGACATTATGGAGGGCCAGCACCAGGTGGTCCATATGGAGGACAGCCATTTGGAATTCCACAGCAAGGGCCATATGGATCAG GTGGTGGTCCAGCAGGGGTAGATCCTGAAGCCTATTCCTGGTTCCAGTCAGTGGATGCAGATCGTAGTGGCTATATCTCACTGAAGGAACTCAAGCAGGCACTTGTCAACAGCAACTGGTCAACGTTTAATGATGACACCTGCTACATGCTGCTCA ATatgtttgataaaagcaaaattggTAAGATCGATCTGTACGGATTTTCAGCACTGTGGAGATTTCTTCAGCAGTGGCGCACCATGTTCCAGCAGTTTGACCGGGATCGATCAGGTGCCATGAACCCCCAGGAGCTACACCAAG CTCTCTCGCAGATGGGTTACAACTTAAGCCCACAGTTTGTCCAGTTCCTCACAACTCGGTACACACAAAAGGCAGCTCGGTCTACCATTCAGCTGGACAGTTTCATCCAGATCTGTACACAGTTGCAGAGCACGACTGATGCCTTCAAAGAGAAAGACACCAACCGTTCTGGAAATATCCGTATCAGTTatgaagacttcctcactcttgctgTATCACGCATGCTATGA